The following are encoded together in the Juglans microcarpa x Juglans regia isolate MS1-56 chromosome 2D, Jm3101_v1.0, whole genome shotgun sequence genome:
- the LOC121248173 gene encoding uncharacterized protein LOC121248173, whose amino-acid sequence MECPAIIKPQSKHEMSMPEQGAQDHRHHLDSSSSDQLETGSLNDLSSLLQQLPIKRGLSKHYDGKSRSFTSLSNVKCMEDLVKIEHPYNKKLKSCKSYVGLGKSQSHRSSRPPMASSSKPRLNISKKLSNSKGSCSLLSVNRSGSFLRSGSPASPPHRSTSSSSISNQTPALLA is encoded by the exons ATGGAGTGCCCTGCTATCATCAAGCCACAGAGCAAGCACGAAATGAGCATGCCTGAGCAGGGAGCTCAAGATCATCGTCATCATCTTGACTCATCTTCTTCGGATCAGCTTGAAACTGGGTCTTTGAATGACTTGTCTTCGCTCCTTCAACAACTTCCCATCAA GAGGGGGCTTTCAAAGCATTACGATGGGAAGTCGAGGTCATTTACTTCGCTATCAAACGTGAAATGCATGGAGGATCTTGTCAAGATCGAGCACCCTTACAACAAGAAGTTGAAGTCTTGCAAAAGCTATGTGGGATTAGGGAAGAGCCAGAGTCACAGATCATCACGCCCTCCTATGGCTTCTTCCTCCAAACCTAGGCTCAATATTTCGAAGAAGTTATCCAATTCCAAGGGCTCCTGCTCTTTACTCTCTGTGAATAGAAGCGGTAGCTTTCTGAGAAGCGGCTCTCCGGCCTCCCCACCTCACAGATCGACCAGTTCAAGTAGTATTTCGAACCAAACCCCGGCTTTGTTAGCCTAG